Genomic segment of Candidatus Synechococcus calcipolaris G9:
ACATTGAGCCAAATGATTCAACAGATTCAGCAAGAGAGCCGTCAAACCTATGGCTCACCGAGGATACAAGCAGCCTCCGTCAAGCGCTGGTTTATTATTTCACTCAGACCGGGGGTCACAATATGCCAGTCACGACTATCAACAGGCACTAAGGCAAGCTAATATAGCCTGTAGTATAAGCCGTCGGGGCAACTGCTGGGATAATGCGGTCGCTGAACGCTTTTTCGGCACGATAAAAACCGAGCTGATTCACCCCACGGTGTTTCCAAACCGGGCGATTGCCAGGACGACCATTGTTGAATGGATTGAAGTCTTCTACAACCGTAAACGCCTTCATTCCACTCTCGGTTTTCTATCCCCTGCTCAATTTGAGGATCAGTATTACCGCTCCCTAATTTCACCCATTTCCGCTTAATTTCACTGTCCACTTTTTCCAGACAAGGTCAAAATCATGACGATTGTGATTGCTTTTCACCAGCAGGGCTACCGCACGTTCAAGGACTATTGCAGATGAAGACATGATTAGGACAAAATAAAATCGAACCCCAGATGTCTTCTCACCCCTATGCCTTTACCCTATAGCCTCGACCTCCGTCACAAAGCCTTGCGTGCCATCGACCAAGGAGAGAAAAAAACACAGGTCTGTCGCCTGTTCAATATCAGTCGCAACACCCTTGATTTGTGGCTCAAGCGTCGTCAGCAGACCGGTAGTGTCGCCCCAAACACCCACTATCGTCGAGGTCCTGCCCCCAAAGTTAATGACTTAGATGCCTTTGGCACCTTTGCCCAAGAACACGGTCATCTCACCCAACAGCAAATGGCCGAGCGTTGGCCGGAAGCGATCAGTAATCGTACCATCGGTAAAGCCTTGAAACGCATTCAATTCACCCGTAAAAAAAAACTTACGGCTACCGCGAGCGCAATGAAGATCGCCGCCAAGCCTTCTTGACGCAACTGGCTCATTATGACCCAGCCGAGATTGTTTATCTCGATGAAGCTGGAGTGGACAATACCATAGACTATCCTTACGGGTATTGCCATCAGTCTGAACGCTTTCATGCTCTGAGGCTAGGACATCGCACCCAACGCATCAGTATGATTGCAGGTTGGTGTGATCGCCAAATACTAGCCCCGATGACCTTTGAGGGATATTGCAACAGTGACCTATTCGAGAACTGGGTAGAGCAGTTTTTAGTGCCTGAACTGAACGCAGGTCAACTCGTTGTCCTTGACAATGCGAGCTTTCATCAATCGCAGCGGACTCAAGAGTTAATTGAACAGGGTGCATCCAGCCTGTTATTTTTGCCGCCTTACTCCCCTGACTTGAACAAGATAGAGAAATTTTGGGCACGGTTAAAGC
This window contains:
- a CDS encoding integrase core domain-containing protein → MAHRGYKQPPSSAGLLFHSDRGSQYASHDYQQALRQANIACSISRRGNCWDNAVAERFFGTIKTELIHPTVFPNRAIARTTIVEWIEVFYNRKRLHSTLGFLSPAQFEDQYYRSLISPISA
- a CDS encoding IS630 family transposase (programmed frameshift) translates to MPLPYSLDLRHKALRAIDQGEKKTQVCRLFNISRNTLDLWLKRRQQTGSVAPNTHYRRGPAPKVNDLDAFGTFAQEHGHLTQQQMAERWPEAISNRTIGKALKRIQFTRKKTYGYRERNEDRRQAFLTQLAHYDPAEIVYLDEAGVDNTIDYPYGYCHQSERFHALRLGHRTQRISMIAGWCDRQILAPMTFEGYCNSDLFENWVEQFLVPELNAGQLVVLDNASFHQSQRTQELIEQGASSLLFLPPYSPDLNKIEKFWARLK